TTTCACAAGCGATAATTCCCAAACTAAAAATATCCGAAGCGTATGTTACCGTAAAACCGCGGACTTGTTCGGGGCTCATATAAGCAGCCGTTCCGAGAACGCTTCCGGGCAGAGTCATATCTTGTCCCGGATTCGCATCGCGCGCAATGCCAAAATCGAGAAGTCGTACGCGTCCATTTTTTTCAACCATCATATTAGACGGCTTCAAATCGCGATGAATAATTTGGTTTGCGTGAACGCAGATAAGAGTCTGCAAAATTTCGTGAATCATGTAAAGAGTCACCCAAATCGGCGGCTTACTTTGCACATCTAAAATTTGGCGAAAAGTCACACCGTCCACATATTCCATCGCTAACGCTAATTTTCCGGTACGCTCTTGCCAAAGTGCGTAGGGATGCACGATATTGGGATGATGGAGAGCAGCGAGCAAAACACATTCGCGTTTAAAACGAGCGATTAAATCTTCGTAGCCGCGTAGACTTGGCAGCATTTGTTTGACGACCACGCGCCGACATAACGACGGATCGTCGCAAAGCCAAATATCGCCCATAGCGCCTTGGCCGATTTTTTTTACCGGAGTGTAACCGCCGATTTTCGCAGGCTTTGCACGCTTGCGGGATGTTGTCCCATCCTTGGTTCCACTTTGCGTTTTATTGTCGTCCGGAATTGCTACCATAACGAGCCCAAATATAGAAAAAGCAAAATTGTCTTCTCAAAAAATGAATGCAGAAAAACGAAAAATAGCGCACGAAATTTTCGCAAAAATTTGAATGTAAAACATTTTTTCCATAAAGAAAATTTTGAAGAAGATTATATAAATTTATGTCTGCGTGTGTGGTTTAAAAAAGGAGATCTCGGTGAAATCCCGTTTAAAATTATTGTCTATTTTGTGTTCTCTTTTCGCTTACACTGCATGCTCGGATGATTCTTCGACGAGTCCGGATGTCGGCCCCGAAATTTCATCGGGCGCAGAAATTTCTTCGTCTTCGGGAATTCCCGAAATCAATTCTTCGGGAAATGTGATTACATCTTCTGCAGGATTTGCCGAATCATCTTCTTCGTTATGGACTCATCAAGCGGGATTTTCTCCGTGTCAATTTAATTTTGGTGCGGGCTGGCAAGCGGCGCACGAAGATTCGGCATTTTATGCGGGGCTTGATTATATCTCGGTTTGGCTCGGCGATAACGATTTCTTTAATGGATTTGAAACGCGAATGTTTGATATGACGCGGCAAATTCATGCGACGCCGATGATTTATGCTTATGTCATTGCAGAATTTGGAAAAGATCACGAACTCGATGATTGTGATATAAAAAATCATCAAAATCTTTGCACCGACGGTGCCGATTTAATTCGCAATTATTTTCAAGATTCCATTCTTTATCGTTATCAGCAATACGCAGCCGGTTTCCGCGAACAAATTGAATTTCAATATTCCGAGCAAAATCCAGATACCGTTCAATTTATTTGGCTCATTGAACCGGATTTTTATCAATACTCCGAAAGCGGTTCCAATCAAAAATTTGCACACGATAGCACTGCGCAAAAAAACGGTGGCATTCCAGATTCGCTGATGGGCGTTTACTTTAACCAAATCGTCGATACGATTAAAGCCTATTTGCCGGGATCAAAAATTGCCATTGACATTTCACCGTGGATTGCCGACATTTCTTCGGAACCCGATAAAATGGAAAAATGGTATGCGAATTTTGATCTTTCTCGTGTCGATTACGCAAGCACATCGGGCGGAAGAACAGGAGCGTCAACGCCGACGATTCGCTCGGGAAATAAAGCGACATGGGCGGGTGTTTATCAGTTGTTAAAGAAACCGATTTTAGCCGACGCCGGATACGATGCTGGTGGCTACGGCACCGGTTACAATAAGGCATGGGGAAAAGTGGAAAATATCAACGCTCGCATTGCAGACGGAGTTTTGGGCGTTACACAAATGGATCCCGATTCGCTATATCACGTTAACGTAGCCATTGCCCGAAGCCAACTAAACGCAATCCCGAATTGCCAAGAATAAAATGAAAGCGAATGCTGCGCGCCTTCGGCGCGCATTCGTAAAACAGAATCAAGAATTGGCGCAGTTACTCTAGCATCCCATTTTCGGGCTTTAAGTTAATATCCACTCTCACCGTAAAAGAATCTCTTCCGACGACGGTATTCATCCCAAAGGAATCAAATAAATATGAGACTTGGATAAACTATCTAAGCCTACGATAGTGGGTGTTGTTGCAGTGTCTGCATTTACTCTAAATTCAGAATCGTTTAGAGTTGCTATAAAATAAGCCTGTTTCGAAGGAAATGTGATTTGAATGGAATCGCCAATTTGTTTGTAAAATGTTTTATAAGGAGTTAAATCAATATCAAATTTTTTTACGACAGAATTTGCATCTTTTAATTCAAAAT
The nucleotide sequence above comes from Hallerella porci. Encoded proteins:
- a CDS encoding serine/threonine protein kinase, with protein sequence MVAIPDDNKTQSGTKDGTTSRKRAKPAKIGGYTPVKKIGQGAMGDIWLCDDPSLCRRVVVKQMLPSLRGYEDLIARFKRECVLLAALHHPNIVHPYALWQERTGKLALAMEYVDGVTFRQILDVQSKPPIWVTLYMIHEILQTLICVHANQIIHRDLKPSNMMVEKNGRVRLLDFGIARDANPGQDMTLPGSVLGTAAYMSPEQVRGFTVTYASDIFSLGIIACEMVMGTNPFRGESMELTSQYILNLNLKLKNFPPEVPYKLRLWILKCLEKKPQDRFRSTKEAADSLAKIMDGYPRQLDIPMRKWLTATMRNEPLPSLPKNSRMQIFKIGIGIGAAAGALLASFITALICR